One Cellulomonas sp. NS3 genomic region harbors:
- a CDS encoding glycosyltransferase family 39 protein → MTTRVPEADESAPRTSPGDAPSPGTRAWLVPALVGVGASLLGFLGSWVPSGWRDEAASLSAATRSWAALGRYLEEMDAVHGVYYGALHVWLDVWGPSLLAARALSAVGVGLLAAGTVVLGRSLGGARLGLLAGVVVAVLPRTTWLATEARSGALVAAAAVWATVALVAALRRGGLRRWAVYAVLVGVGASLWVFLGLLVVAHAITVLLARPGRAAVTRFVGAAVLGGVLAAPVLVRSAGQTGQVSWIPEPGLRSLRGVVVEQAFGTDGLLSLPLALVCWAAVALVVLRAVRGGRDALVLSPVVVGLPWLVVPTVGVLAYSVVASPVYTPKYLAFTVPALALLVGEALTTLRGRAQPAAALGLVVLLAVPSYVSERRTTAKDLSDWAPAVRHLEASARPGDAVVYTDLVNANGDATSSARALARTYPDAFAGLEDPTRLPTADAEGEVWDRSSTVEDHRAELLRAPRVWLVADAALAADGAERAGLERLGFEVVDAWQGDRTAVLLLERVG, encoded by the coding sequence ATGACGACGCGCGTCCCGGAGGCCGACGAGTCGGCGCCGCGGACGAGCCCGGGGGACGCACCGTCGCCGGGGACGCGCGCCTGGCTCGTGCCGGCGCTCGTCGGCGTCGGTGCGTCGCTGCTCGGGTTCCTCGGGTCGTGGGTGCCGTCGGGCTGGCGGGACGAGGCGGCGAGCCTCTCGGCCGCCACACGCAGCTGGGCCGCGCTCGGGCGCTACCTCGAGGAGATGGACGCCGTGCACGGCGTCTACTACGGGGCCCTGCACGTCTGGCTCGACGTCTGGGGTCCGTCGCTGCTCGCGGCCCGCGCCCTGAGCGCGGTCGGCGTCGGTCTCCTGGCCGCCGGGACGGTCGTGCTCGGACGGTCGCTCGGTGGGGCCCGCCTGGGGCTGCTCGCCGGCGTGGTCGTCGCGGTGCTCCCGCGCACGACGTGGCTCGCGACCGAGGCGCGGTCGGGGGCGCTCGTCGCGGCGGCCGCGGTGTGGGCGACCGTCGCGCTCGTGGCGGCGCTGCGGCGCGGCGGCCTGCGCCGGTGGGCCGTCTACGCGGTGCTGGTCGGGGTCGGGGCGTCGCTGTGGGTCTTCCTCGGGCTGCTCGTCGTCGCGCACGCGATCACCGTGCTCCTCGCGCGGCCCGGCCGTGCCGCCGTGACGCGGTTCGTCGGTGCGGCGGTGCTCGGGGGCGTGCTCGCCGCGCCGGTGCTGGTGCGCTCCGCGGGGCAGACCGGCCAGGTGTCCTGGATCCCGGAGCCCGGGCTGCGCTCGCTGCGGGGCGTCGTGGTCGAGCAGGCCTTCGGCACCGACGGCCTGCTGTCGCTCCCGCTGGCCCTCGTCTGCTGGGCCGCGGTCGCCCTCGTCGTCCTCCGGGCCGTCCGCGGCGGCCGCGACGCCCTCGTGCTGTCGCCGGTCGTCGTGGGGCTGCCGTGGCTCGTCGTCCCGACCGTGGGCGTGCTCGCCTACTCGGTCGTCGCCTCGCCGGTCTACACCCCGAAGTACCTCGCGTTCACGGTGCCCGCCCTCGCGCTGCTCGTCGGCGAGGCCCTGACGACGCTGCGCGGCCGTGCCCAGCCGGCCGCCGCGCTCGGCCTCGTCGTGCTGCTCGCGGTGCCCTCGTACGTCTCGGAGCGGCGCACCACGGCGAAGGACCTCTCGGACTGGGCCCCGGCGGTGCGGCACCTCGAGGCGTCGGCGCGCCCCGGTGACGCCGTGGTCTACACCGACCTGGTCAACGCGAACGGCGACGCGACCTCCTCCGCGCGGGCCCTCGCACGGACCTACCCCGACGCGTTCGCCGGGCTCGAGGACCCCACGCGGCTGCCGACCGCGGACGCCGAGGGGGAGGTGTGGGACCGCAGCAGCACCGTCGAGGATCACCGCGCGGAGCTCCTGCGCGCGCCCCGGGTGTGGCTCGTGGCCGACGCCGCGCTGGCTGCGGACGGTGCCGAGCGCGCCGGGCTCGAACGCCTCGGGTTCGAGGTCGTGGACGCGTGGCAGGGGGACCGCACGGCGGTGCTGCTGCTCGAGCGCGTGGGCTGA